A portion of the Streptococcus sp. Marseille-Q6470 genome contains these proteins:
- the brnQ gene encoding branched-chain amino acid transport system II carrier protein, which yields MAKKGALTGLLLFGIFFGAGNLIFPPTLGAQSGDNFLPAIAGFVFSGVGIAVLTLIIGTLNPKGYIYEISKKISPWFATVYLAALYLSIGPFFAIPRTATTSFEVGISPLLDQADKSLGLIIFTVLYFVAAYLISLNPSKILDRIGRVLTPVFALLIVVLVILGAFKYGGNAPQAASGAYQASAFGAGFLEGYNTLDALASVAFSVIAVQTMKQLGFSSKKEYISTIWVVGIVVAIGFSALYIGLGFLGNHFPVTEEAMKSGTPGVYILSQATQEIFGSTAQIFLAAMVTVTCFTTTVGLIVSTAEFFNGRFPQISYKVYATVFTLIGFAIANLGLSAIIKYSVPVLVVLYPITMAIVMIVIVNKFFALSKPGMQLTVAIVTAIAIASVLGSTFKIEVLANIVNALPFAKASLPWLVPAIVGILLSLVLPNKQKSEPFEME from the coding sequence ATGGCTAAAAAAGGTGCTTTAACAGGATTACTCCTGTTTGGAATATTTTTTGGAGCAGGGAACTTGATTTTCCCTCCTACTCTAGGTGCACAGTCTGGAGATAACTTCCTCCCTGCCATTGCAGGTTTTGTATTTTCGGGTGTCGGGATTGCCGTCTTAACCTTGATTATCGGGACCCTGAATCCAAAGGGTTATATCTATGAAATTTCTAAGAAAATTTCCCCATGGTTTGCGACAGTTTATCTAGCAGCCTTGTACTTGTCGATTGGTCCATTCTTTGCGATTCCGCGTACAGCAACAACATCGTTTGAAGTTGGGATCAGTCCACTTTTGGATCAAGCAGATAAAAGTCTAGGTTTGATAATTTTTACGGTTCTTTACTTTGTTGCAGCCTATCTCATTTCGCTGAATCCTTCAAAGATTTTGGATCGTATCGGTCGTGTCTTGACGCCAGTTTTTGCCCTCTTAATCGTTGTTCTCGTCATCCTTGGGGCCTTTAAATATGGTGGAAATGCACCACAAGCGGCTTCAGGAGCTTATCAGGCTTCAGCATTTGGAGCAGGATTCCTTGAAGGATATAACACTCTAGATGCTCTTGCTTCTGTTGCCTTCAGTGTAATCGCGGTTCAAACCATGAAACAACTTGGATTTTCAAGTAAAAAAGAGTATATTTCAACTATTTGGGTAGTCGGAATTGTCGTTGCAATTGGATTTAGTGCCCTTTACATCGGCTTAGGTTTCCTTGGAAATCACTTCCCAGTAACAGAAGAAGCGATGAAGAGTGGAACTCCAGGAGTTTATATCTTGTCGCAAGCGACCCAAGAAATCTTTGGTTCTACTGCTCAGATTTTCCTTGCAGCTATGGTAACCGTTACTTGTTTTACAACGACTGTAGGGTTGATTGTATCGACTGCTGAGTTCTTTAATGGACGCTTCCCACAAATCAGCTATAAAGTTTATGCGACCGTCTTTACCTTGATTGGTTTTGCCATCGCAAATCTTGGTTTGAGTGCCATTATCAAGTACTCTGTTCCTGTTCTTGTTGTCTTATATCCTATCACGATGGCCATTGTCATGATTGTGATTGTGAACAAGTTTTTCGCTCTTTCTAAACCAGGCATGCAACTAACTGTTGCTATTGTTACAGCTATTGCCATTGCAAGTGTTTTAGGATCTACATTTAAGATTGAGGTCCTTGCAAACATCGTGAACGCTTTGCCATTTGCTAAGGCTTCATTGCCGTGGTTAGTGCCAGCGATTGTTGGAATCTTACTATCTCTTGTTCTTCCAAATAAGCAAAAGAGTGAACCTTTTGAGATGGAATAA
- a CDS encoding rhodanese-like domain-containing protein, translating into MKEITFNDFYQLYQKESLSVLDVREVEEFEALHLEGARNLPLSQLADTYKQLDKDNLFYVICKSGMRSARACQFLAEQGYEVINVQGGMDALE; encoded by the coding sequence ATGAAAGAAATTACTTTTAATGATTTTTACCAACTATACCAGAAAGAGTCACTTTCTGTATTGGATGTGAGAGAAGTAGAGGAATTTGAGGCTCTTCATTTAGAAGGTGCTCGTAATTTACCTCTCAGCCAACTAGCTGATACTTATAAACAACTAGACAAGGATAATCTTTTCTACGTGATTTGTAAATCAGGAATGCGTTCAGCACGCGCTTGTCAATTTTTAGCAGAACAAGGCTATGAGGTTATCAATGTCCAAGGTGGCATGGATGCTTTAGAATAA
- a CDS encoding uracil-DNA glycosylase family protein, whose product MSQIERIKKAIMADPQNASYTEKGIEPLFAAPKTARINIIGQAPGLKTQEAGLYWKDKSGDRLRDWLGVDEDTFYNSGYFAVMPMDFYFPGHGKSGDLPPRPGFAEKWHPKLLKELPDIQLTLLIGQYAQAYYLHEKVSGKVTDRVHRYKEYLPDYFPLVHPSPRNQIWMKKNPWFEEEVLPDLKARIQKILGDEK is encoded by the coding sequence ATGTCTCAAATCGAAAGAATCAAGAAAGCCATCATGGCGGATCCACAAAATGCCAGTTATACCGAGAAAGGGATTGAACCTCTCTTTGCAGCCCCAAAGACAGCTCGTATCAATATCATTGGACAGGCACCTGGACTCAAAACTCAAGAAGCAGGACTTTACTGGAAGGATAAAAGTGGCGATCGCCTGCGAGATTGGTTGGGTGTGGATGAGGATACCTTTTACAATTCAGGTTATTTTGCAGTCATGCCCATGGATTTCTACTTTCCAGGACATGGGAAATCCGGTGACTTACCACCTAGACCTGGTTTTGCAGAAAAGTGGCACCCTAAACTTTTGAAAGAATTACCAGATATTCAATTGACGCTCTTGATTGGGCAGTATGCTCAGGCTTACTATCTGCATGAGAAAGTCAGTGGAAAGGTAACAGATCGTGTCCATCGATATAAAGAGTATTTGCCAGATTATTTCCCTCTGGTACACCCATCACCTCGTAACCAAATCTGGATGAAGAAAAATCCGTGGTTTGAGGAAGAAGTCTTACCTGACTTGAAAGCTAGAATTCAAAAAATTCTCGGAGATGAAAAATGA
- the pepV gene encoding dipeptidase PepV: MTTIDFTAEVEKRKEALLADLFSLLEINSERDDSKADAQHPFGPGPVKALEKFLEIADRDGYPTKNVDNYAGHFEFGEGNEVLGIFAHMDVVPAGSGWDTDPYTPTIKDGRLYARGASDDKGPTTACYYGLKIIKELGLPTSKKVRFIVGTDEESGWADMDYYFEHVGLAKPDFGFSPDAEFPIINGEKGNITEYLHFAGENTGAARLHSFTGGLRENMVPESATAVVSGDLADLQAKLDAFVAEHKLRGEIQEENGQYKVTVIGKSAHGAMPASGVNGATYLALFLSQFAFEGPAKDYLDIAGKILLNDHEGKNLKVAHVDEKMGALSMNAGVFRFDEASDDNTIALNFRYPKGTNPEQIKSILENLPVVSVSLSEHGHTPHYVPMEDPLVQTLLSVYEKQTGLQGHEQVIGGGTFGRLLERGVAYGAMFPDSIDTMHQANEFIALDDLFRAAAIYSEAIYELIK; the protein is encoded by the coding sequence ATGACAACAATTGATTTTACAGCAGAAGTAGAAAAACGCAAGGAAGCCCTCTTGGCTGACTTGTTTAGCCTTTTGGAAATTAATTCAGAACGCGATGACAGCAAGGCAGATGCTCAGCATCCTTTTGGACCTGGTCCAGTAAAAGCTTTGGAGAAATTCCTTGAAATCGCAGACCGTGATGGTTACCCAACAAAAAATGTCGACAACTATGCAGGACATTTTGAGTTTGGTGAAGGGAACGAAGTTCTTGGAATCTTTGCCCACATGGACGTAGTACCAGCAGGTAGCGGTTGGGATACTGATCCATACACTCCGACTATCAAAGATGGCCGTCTCTATGCGCGTGGAGCGTCAGATGACAAGGGTCCTACAACGGCTTGTTACTATGGTTTGAAAATCATCAAGGAACTTGGGCTTCCAACTTCTAAAAAAGTTCGCTTTATTGTCGGTACTGATGAAGAATCAGGTTGGGCAGACATGGACTACTACTTTGAACATGTAGGACTAGCAAAACCAGACTTTGGTTTCTCTCCAGATGCTGAATTCCCAATCATCAATGGAGAAAAAGGGAATATCACAGAATACCTCCATTTTGCCGGTGAAAATACAGGTGCAGCTCGTCTCCACAGCTTTACAGGTGGTTTGCGTGAAAATATGGTACCTGAATCAGCAACAGCAGTCGTTTCAGGCGACTTGGCTGACTTGCAAGCGAAACTAGATGCCTTTGTTGCAGAGCACAAACTTAGAGGAGAAATCCAAGAAGAAAACGGTCAGTACAAGGTAACTGTAATTGGTAAATCTGCCCACGGTGCTATGCCTGCTTCAGGTGTCAATGGTGCGACTTATCTTGCCCTCTTCCTTAGCCAGTTTGCCTTTGAAGGACCTGCAAAAGACTACCTTGACATTGCTGGTAAGATTCTCTTGAATGACCACGAAGGTAAAAACTTGAAAGTTGCTCATGTGGATGAAAAGATGGGTGCTCTTTCTATGAATGCTGGTGTCTTCCGCTTTGACGAAGCAAGTGATGACAATACCATTGCCCTCAACTTCCGTTATCCAAAAGGAACAAACCCAGAGCAAATCAAGTCAATTCTTGAAAACTTGCCTGTTGTATCTGTGAGCTTGTCTGAACATGGTCACACACCTCACTATGTACCAATGGAAGATCCACTTGTACAAACCTTGTTGAGCGTGTATGAAAAACAAACAGGTCTTCAAGGTCATGAACAAGTCATCGGTGGTGGAACCTTTGGTCGTTTATTGGAACGTGGTGTAGCCTATGGAGCTATGTTCCCAGACTCTATCGATACTATGCACCAAGCCAATGAATTTATCGCCTTGGACGATCTCTTCCGTGCAGCAGCCATCTATTCTGAAGCTATTTACGAATTGATCAAATAA
- a CDS encoding nitroreductase family protein: MKFLELNKKRHATKHFIDKPVDPKDVRTAIEIATLAPSAHNSQPWKFVVVRERNAELAKLAYGSNFEQVATAPVTIALFTDTDLAKRARKIARVGGAKNFSEEQLQYFMKNLPAEFARYNEQQISDYLALNAGLVAMNLVLALTDQGIGSNIILGFDKSKANEVLEIEERFRPELLITVGYTDEKLEPSYRLPVDEIIEKR, translated from the coding sequence ATGAAATTTCTTGAGTTAAATAAAAAACGTCATGCGACTAAGCATTTTATTGATAAACCTGTTGATCCCAAGGATGTTCGAACAGCTATTGAAATCGCAACCTTGGCACCGAGTGCTCACAACAGTCAGCCTTGGAAGTTTGTTGTGGTTCGTGAGAGAAATGCTGAACTCGCAAAATTGGCTTACGGTTCAAACTTTGAGCAAGTCGCAACTGCCCCTGTAACCATTGCCTTATTTACAGATACTGACCTAGCTAAACGTGCTCGCAAGATTGCCCGTGTTGGTGGTGCAAAGAATTTCTCAGAAGAACAGCTTCAGTACTTTATGAAAAATCTTCCAGCAGAGTTTGCGCGTTACAATGAACAACAAATCAGTGACTACTTGGCCCTTAATGCAGGACTAGTGGCTATGAACTTAGTCCTTGCACTGACTGACCAAGGAATCGGTTCAAACATTATCCTTGGTTTTGATAAATCAAAAGCCAATGAAGTCTTGGAAATCGAAGAACGCTTCCGTCCAGAGCTCTTGATCACAGTAGGATACACAGACGAGAAGTTGGAACCAAGCTACCGCTTACCAGTAGATGAAATTATCGAAAAAAGATAG
- a CDS encoding amino acid ABC transporter substrate-binding protein, whose product MKKLFLFLAISPLLVACGQAKQESTSTSTASPKTIVVATAGDIPPFDFEQDGNLTGYDVEVLKAVDEKLDQYKIEFQKTAWESIFPGVDADRYQAAANNLSYTKERADKYLYSLPIAKNPLVLVSRKDKALSSLQDIAGKTTQDDTGTSTAKVVTDWNQSHSDNPATIQYSGEDVAKRLTDLSNGEFDFLIFDKISVQKIIQDRGLDLNVVDLESNDNPNNYIIFASDEKEFKEQFDKVLKELYQDGTLEKLSKTYLGGSYLPDASELQ is encoded by the coding sequence ATGAAAAAATTATTCTTATTCTTAGCCATCAGTCCCTTATTGGTTGCCTGTGGACAAGCCAAACAGGAAAGTACTTCAACTTCCACCGCTAGCCCTAAAACCATTGTCGTAGCCACTGCCGGAGACATCCCACCTTTTGACTTTGAACAAGATGGTAACCTAACTGGATATGATGTTGAGGTTTTAAAAGCGGTTGATGAAAAATTGGACCAATACAAGATTGAATTCCAAAAAACTGCTTGGGAGAGTATCTTCCCTGGGGTTGATGCTGACCGTTACCAAGCTGCTGCCAACAACTTGAGCTATACCAAAGAAAGAGCAGACAAATATCTCTACTCACTCCCTATCGCTAAAAATCCTTTGGTTCTCGTGAGCAGAAAAGACAAGGCTCTTAGCTCTCTTCAAGATATCGCTGGTAAAACAACCCAGGATGACACTGGAACTTCTACTGCCAAGGTCGTTACTGACTGGAATCAAAGCCACTCCGACAACCCTGCAACCATCCAATACTCTGGTGAAGATGTAGCTAAACGTCTCACTGACCTATCAAATGGCGAGTTTGATTTCCTAATCTTTGATAAAATTTCTGTTCAAAAAATTATCCAAGACCGTGGCCTAGACTTGAACGTAGTTGACTTGGAGAGCAATGACAATCCAAATAACTACATTATCTTCGCAAGCGACGAAAAAGAATTTAAAGAGCAATTTGACAAGGTCCTTAAAGAACTCTACCAAGACGGAACCCTTGAAAAACTCAGCAAGACCTATCTCGGTGGTTCTTACCTACCAGATGCATCTGAATTACAATAA
- a CDS encoding metallophosphoesterase family protein, producing the protein MNHKIAILSDIHGNTTALAGVLEDAKNLGATEYWLLGDIFLPGPGANDLVALLKDLPITASVRGNWDDCVLEAIDGQYGLADPQEIQLLRMTQYLMEDLKPEHIDWLRNLPMVAKKEVEGLRFSLSHNLPDKNYGGDLLVENGTEKFDQLLDEATDVAVYGHVHKQLLRYGSQGQQIINPGSIGMPYFNWEGLKNHRAQYALLEVENSELVNIQFRKVAYDYEAELESAQTKGLPFIEMYEELRREDNYQGHNRDLLASLIEKHGYVEDVKNYFEFL; encoded by the coding sequence ATGAACCATAAGATTGCAATTTTATCAGATATTCATGGTAATACAACGGCCTTAGCTGGAGTGCTTGAGGACGCTAAAAATTTGGGAGCGACTGAATATTGGCTTCTGGGAGATATTTTTCTTCCTGGGCCGGGAGCAAATGACTTGGTAGCTCTTCTGAAAGACCTACCCATTACAGCATCCGTTAGAGGGAACTGGGATGATTGTGTATTAGAGGCTATAGATGGACAATATGGTTTAGCGGATCCCCAAGAAATTCAGCTTCTCAGAATGACCCAGTATCTGATGGAGGACCTAAAGCCAGAGCATATTGATTGGTTGAGAAATCTACCTATGGTAGCCAAGAAAGAAGTTGAAGGCTTGCGTTTTTCTCTTTCTCATAATTTGCCTGATAAAAATTATGGTGGTGATTTGCTGGTTGAAAATGGTACAGAAAAATTTGACCAACTTTTAGATGAAGCTACAGATGTAGCCGTCTATGGGCATGTCCATAAACAACTCCTGCGTTATGGTAGCCAAGGTCAACAAATCATCAACCCAGGTTCGATTGGTATGCCTTATTTTAACTGGGAAGGACTGAAAAATCACCGAGCCCAGTATGCCTTGCTTGAGGTTGAAAATAGTGAATTAGTCAATATTCAATTTCGAAAAGTTGCTTATGACTATGAAGCAGAGCTAGAATCAGCCCAGACCAAAGGCCTTCCTTTCATCGAAATGTATGAAGAGTTACGACGTGAGGACAACTATCAAGGCCATAATAGAGATTTGTTAGCTAGTTTAATTGAAAAGCATGGATATGTAGAGGATGTCAAGAATTATTTTGAATTTTTGTAA